Proteins from one Primulina huaijiensis isolate GDHJ02 chromosome 18, ASM1229523v2, whole genome shotgun sequence genomic window:
- the LOC140964679 gene encoding glucan endo-1,3-beta-glucosidase-like, with product MATIDQILLLYILLSLHFLANAAPVGVCYGRVANNLLPPSVVVSLLKSNGISRIRLFNPEPEALAPFSGSGIELMIGVPNEILPTLANGTMLTALQWVQSSIFAHVAPSQVRYLAVGNEVYLKDPFYTPYVVPAILNLYQALQTLGLGDTIKISSSHASTILSNSYPPSSGSFDPNLRQVLTPLLRFLRDTGSPLMVNVYPFFSYINSEQYVSLDYALFRSSSRVEIDQNLGYTNMFDATVDAFVYAMEREGFMGIPVVVTETGWPTGGGEAASAENARAYGENVVSRALNNVGTPKRPGVGVEVFLFDLFDENGKSGEEYERHFGIFGVNGIKAYDISFC from the coding sequence ATGGCAACTATTGATCAAATCCTACTCCTTTACATCTTATTATCCCTACATTTCCTAGCAAATGCTGCACCTGTAGGAGTCTGTTACGGCCGAGTGGCGAACAACCTGCTACCACCTTCCGTGGTGGTCAGCCTCCTGAAATCCAACGGAATTTCGAGAATACGGCTCTTCAACCCTGAGCCCGAAGCCTTGGCACCGTTCTCGGGGAGCGGAATCGAGCTCATGATAGGCGTCCCTAATGAAATCCTCCCCACACTAGCCAATGGCACAATGTTGACTGCACTCCAATGGGTCCAATCCAGTATTTTCGCCCACGTCGCGCCTAGTCAAGTTCGATACTTAGCCGTAGGAAACGAGGTTTACCTAAAGGACCCGTTCTACACTCCATATGTAGTACCCGCTATCCTCAACTTATACCAAGCGCTACAAACACTAGGCTTAGGTGACACGATCAAGATTTCATCGTCTCATGCCTCGACGATATTGTCGAACTCATACCCTCCTTCATCCGGTTCATTCGATCCTAACCTTAGACAAGTCTTAACCCCACTCTTACGATTCTTGCGGGACACCGGATCCCCGTTAATGGTCAACGTGTACCCGTTTTTTAGCTACATAAACAGTGAACAATATGTATCACTAGACTATGCTTTGTTTAGGTCATCATCCAGGGTTGAGATAGACCAAAACCTCGGTTACACAAACATGTTTGATGCAACAGTTGACGCATTCGTATACGCTATGGAGAGGGAAGGGTTCATGGGGATCCCGGTGGTGGTGACGGAAACAGGGTGGCCGACCGGGGGAGGTGAGGCGGCGAGTGCCGAAAACGCAAGGGCTTATGGTGAAAATGTTGTGAGTAGGGCGTTGAACAATGTGGGAACACCTAAAAGGCCTGGTGTTGGGGTAGAGGTTTTCTTGTTTGATCTATTTGATGAGAATGGGAAGAGTGGGGAAGAGTACGAGAGGCATTTTGGCATTTTTGGGGTCAATGGAATTAAAGCTTATGATATTAGTttctgttga